The following coding sequences lie in one Synechococcus sp. CC9902 genomic window:
- a CDS encoding BolA/IbaG family iron-sulfur metabolism protein, producing the protein MVQPSAVESAIQRAIPDATVTVEDLTGGGDHLQVSVVSTAFSGLSRIRQHQMVYGALQQELASEAIHALALSTSVPS; encoded by the coding sequence ATGGTGCAGCCGTCCGCGGTCGAATCTGCAATCCAACGGGCCATTCCTGATGCAACGGTGACCGTTGAAGATCTCACTGGCGGTGGAGACCATCTCCAAGTGAGTGTGGTGTCCACTGCGTTCAGTGGCCTGTCGCGCATCCGACAACACCAAATGGTGTATGGAGCACTGCAACAGGAGCTTGCCAGTGAGGCCATTCATGCTTTGGCTCTCAGCACCTCCGTCCCTTCCTAA
- a CDS encoding MgPME-cyclase complex family protein, whose product MTTYHFVAASETFLTVDEPLEEVLKERRRNYAETNREIDFWLLIRPAFLQASELAELASQVPQPSAAVVSTDEKFITFLKLRLEYVAVGRFEAPSSTIPDPLSGSV is encoded by the coding sequence ATGACCACTTATCACTTCGTTGCCGCCAGCGAGACGTTCCTCACCGTTGATGAACCCCTTGAGGAAGTGCTCAAGGAGCGTCGGCGGAACTACGCCGAAACCAACCGAGAGATCGACTTTTGGTTGCTGATTCGCCCAGCATTTCTTCAAGCATCAGAGCTGGCGGAGCTGGCCAGCCAAGTGCCTCAGCCGTCCGCAGCGGTTGTATCCACAGATGAAAAATTCATCACATTTTTGAAATTAAGGTTGGAATACGTTGCCGTGGGACGTTTCGAGGCTCCCTCTTCGACCATTCCTGACCCCTTGTCTGGCAGCGTTTGA
- a CDS encoding lysophospholipid acyltransferase family protein, producing the protein MTAALATRESALQVGIDRFWAPLAMLATQDLALPLQFRERLVLHRERLPHHGPVLLAPTHRARWDALLLPMAAGRRVTGRDCRFMVTTTEMKGLQGWFLQRLGCFPVNQGRPSMTTLRFAIDLLASGQQLVMFPEGRIQRTDAPIQVRGGLMRLAQLAQSQGVHVPVIPVGLGYSQAPPRPLSRAAVCFGEALHVPKETGRDAAEEFNIQLTAAMHTAEQAARKAVGRPLKAF; encoded by the coding sequence TTGACAGCGGCACTGGCAACCCGAGAAAGCGCTCTGCAGGTTGGGATCGACCGGTTCTGGGCACCCTTGGCCATGCTGGCCACGCAAGACTTGGCTCTGCCATTGCAGTTCCGGGAACGGCTGGTGTTGCATCGCGAACGACTGCCGCACCACGGACCTGTGCTTTTGGCGCCAACCCATCGGGCCCGTTGGGATGCGCTGCTCTTACCCATGGCAGCAGGCCGACGGGTCACGGGCCGCGACTGTCGCTTCATGGTGACGACGACGGAAATGAAAGGTCTGCAGGGATGGTTCCTGCAACGTTTGGGCTGTTTCCCTGTGAATCAAGGTCGCCCATCGATGACCACACTGCGGTTTGCCATTGATTTATTGGCCAGTGGCCAGCAGCTGGTGATGTTTCCAGAGGGGCGGATTCAACGCACCGATGCCCCGATTCAGGTGCGTGGTGGTCTGATGCGTCTTGCCCAGCTCGCCCAAAGCCAAGGGGTCCATGTTCCTGTTATCCCAGTTGGTCTGGGCTACAGCCAAGCTCCACCACGACCGTTGAGTCGTGCAGCGGTCTGTTTTGGCGAGGCGTTGCACGTCCCGAAAGAAACGGGCCGAGATGCGGCAGAAGAGTTCAACATCCAACTCACCGCTGCGATGCATACGGCTGAACAAGCGGCCCGCAAGGCTGTTGGACGACCCCTAAAAGCCTTCTAA
- a CDS encoding ATP-dependent DNA helicase, with amino-acid sequence MNSSGWPASFASGLHAALVRRIPPNRNGPELEQLSLALIEALEQGNLTVPLSPEREELVRQSGWLEGEASPLVLQGQRLGWRRWMQAMDDVVEALVERATPSDPLPTDPSPTDPRSTDPGAIDPPSSLNREQRDAVLALDQASVVLISGGPGTGKTSTVVELLARVQLHHPDLRMGLAAPTGKAARRLGDAVRPRLKGLPCGTLHRWLEAGAHGFARHAERPLKLDLLVIDEMSMLDLALMQALLSALPPCCRLVLVGDPAQLPPVGSGAVWHRLQQSDVRERFGTGAIHLKQTYRNRGAVAQLASALREGGIDAFQGGLAELDAEANVRIHRESSRRLPPMIRRHWQGHHRRLLQLSEGLLDCSEAELSGQAEPLLAALEQNLVLCPRRRGPWSLEDVHRSLLGEVIAADPRRWPSGLPVICGGNQPELGLANGDLGITVGAGDQSRLLFRVATDDGGVEVKRLHPARLRRLEPAVALTIHRAQGSEADAVFVLWPQPLDSPDGSDHDCRLLYTAITRARVSLDLMIVP; translated from the coding sequence ATGAACAGTTCTGGTTGGCCAGCCTCCTTTGCCTCTGGCTTGCACGCTGCGTTGGTGCGCAGGATCCCACCAAATCGCAATGGGCCTGAGCTTGAGCAGCTCAGCCTTGCCTTGATTGAAGCGCTGGAGCAGGGCAACCTCACGGTGCCGTTGTCTCCCGAGCGCGAGGAGCTGGTGCGGCAGAGCGGTTGGCTGGAGGGAGAGGCTTCACCGTTGGTGTTGCAGGGCCAACGGCTGGGTTGGCGTCGTTGGATGCAGGCGATGGACGACGTGGTGGAAGCACTGGTGGAACGCGCGACACCGAGTGATCCACTGCCGACTGACCCATCCCCGACTGATCCGCGTTCTACCGATCCAGGTGCTATCGATCCACCGTCGAGCTTGAACCGTGAGCAACGCGATGCTGTATTGGCCCTCGATCAGGCTTCAGTGGTGTTGATCAGCGGCGGACCGGGCACAGGCAAAACCAGCACCGTCGTGGAATTGTTGGCGCGGGTGCAGTTGCATCATCCCGACCTGCGTATGGGTTTGGCCGCACCCACGGGTAAGGCGGCTCGACGGTTGGGCGATGCGGTCCGCCCTCGACTCAAGGGGTTGCCATGCGGCACATTGCATCGCTGGCTTGAGGCAGGTGCCCATGGATTTGCGCGCCATGCCGAGCGACCGCTGAAGCTGGATCTCTTGGTGATCGATGAGATGTCGATGCTCGATTTGGCGTTGATGCAAGCGCTGCTGTCTGCACTTCCTCCGTGCTGTCGTTTGGTGTTGGTTGGTGATCCGGCGCAATTGCCACCCGTTGGGAGTGGTGCGGTTTGGCATCGCTTGCAGCAATCCGATGTCAGAGAACGATTTGGGACCGGTGCGATTCACCTCAAGCAGACGTATCGCAACCGTGGAGCTGTGGCTCAACTGGCCAGTGCCTTACGGGAGGGTGGGATCGACGCGTTTCAGGGGGGTCTGGCTGAGCTGGATGCTGAGGCGAATGTTCGGATCCACCGCGAATCCTCCCGCCGTTTGCCACCGATGATTCGACGGCACTGGCAAGGTCATCACCGCCGACTTCTCCAGTTATCGGAGGGACTTCTCGATTGTTCAGAGGCAGAGTTGAGCGGACAGGCAGAGCCTCTGTTAGCAGCCCTGGAGCAAAATCTGGTGCTGTGTCCCCGTCGCCGTGGGCCCTGGAGTCTTGAAGATGTGCATCGGTCGTTGTTGGGGGAGGTAATTGCAGCGGATCCCCGTCGTTGGCCCAGTGGCCTTCCAGTGATCTGTGGTGGGAACCAGCCTGAACTGGGCCTTGCCAATGGTGATCTGGGAATCACGGTTGGAGCTGGCGACCAGAGCCGTTTGCTGTTTCGGGTGGCGACGGATGATGGAGGTGTGGAGGTGAAGCGTTTGCATCCGGCACGGTTGCGACGACTGGAGCCAGCGGTGGCGCTCACCATTCATCGCGCCCAGGGAAGTGAGGCCGACGCGGTGTTTGTGCTGTGGCCACAACCGCTGGATTCCCCTGATGGGTCTGACCACGATTGCCGACTTCTCTATACGGCCATCACACGGGCCCGTGTCAGCCTGGATTTAATGATCGTGCCGTGA
- a CDS encoding exodeoxyribonuclease V subunit gamma yields MLTLYRSNRAEFLAQLLAQQLIDQQPGPLETLEVMVNTWPTSRWLGEQLAVANGISSLVRFPFPGSRFRELVRQVLDLPPKEADPWRANQLVWSVLELLPELLEQPAALPLKRWLDGREGGGQSQALSRDRWQLARMIADAFDDYALYRADQLGQWSASPSSAETDWQPLLWRRLADQLNRPPFGLQVRDAIDRLRRGAVSADSLPERLRLFGISALAPVQVDLIQALSGVLDVEVYLLTPCPDLWQRCGSRRELLQEAWLEPPDGHWLEAAPRLEASFGRMGAEFQQLLEGSGDVQLGERREGDLFASPVQMAAASTGSPSLLEQLQEQLVDPEQSGGLLRLANDQSLLFQAAPGPWREVQLVRDRILQWLAADPDLAPRDVLVMTPQVDRYAPLLNSVFNDADAIGVDLPWRLTDRTQQSSPGLSMAMLNLLELAAGRLTATGLEQWLANPALQELQGLSSEDCTLMTRVLQHTGFRWGLDAKERGGDETHGLRWCLDRWLLGLVLPVRDGLAPAGAAPFQWELDPERLVRWWTLLDRLARMLEQFRRPQTCAAWVALLQSVLQELFGDGRAWSGELQTWTAALEDWRLRATDCALELDIAVVLEVLNEALSVDSGRFGHRTGSLTISALEPMRAIPHKVIVLMGLDGAVFPRPNQRPGFHLLEQHRRLGDPRGSDQDRYVLLEALMSARRHLLISWCGRNERTGEAQPPAAPVEQWLAQLQQELSTSSTDGLVLTPAANPLARSNFQIETPLSCDRRQLEARRWLDRSRPEPKQALAWPLAWTFPQADPGTSSKPEKPLVFEELLRWMHQPQAAWLRSKGLRPGEGIDAVEDLDPLELNALERYQLLDQNLEPLLAAGELPNWRSLLAGQGVLPAGAGAALEQQELADRWQRLRRQLDSLGPCRREDIVIEGVLRPLVFAGETQVVVQAGMLSARGVMRGWLQHLHLCRLMPTPTAVIARSTRAIGAEIHLHWMALPADQAEQQLVTLQGLAHQGMHQCWPIPPKSGWQMVWHEQRKPGTGMDRFRTCWQEERLSPALQLCFGAELEADALLQTPGFDEACSALYQPLFQARRS; encoded by the coding sequence TTGCTGACCCTCTATCGCAGCAACCGCGCTGAATTCCTCGCTCAATTGCTGGCTCAGCAACTGATTGACCAGCAACCGGGACCGTTGGAAACGCTGGAGGTGATGGTGAACACCTGGCCCACCAGCCGCTGGTTGGGCGAACAGCTTGCGGTAGCAAATGGAATTAGCTCGTTGGTTCGCTTCCCTTTTCCGGGTAGTCGATTTCGAGAGTTGGTTCGTCAGGTTTTAGATCTTCCCCCGAAGGAAGCCGATCCTTGGCGCGCCAATCAATTGGTCTGGTCTGTACTGGAACTCCTCCCGGAGTTGCTCGAGCAGCCAGCCGCCCTGCCACTGAAGCGTTGGTTGGATGGTCGGGAGGGAGGTGGCCAATCCCAAGCCCTCAGTCGTGATCGCTGGCAGCTGGCCCGGATGATCGCTGATGCCTTCGACGATTACGCCCTCTATCGCGCTGATCAATTGGGTCAGTGGAGTGCGTCCCCATCATCAGCGGAGACCGATTGGCAACCACTGCTTTGGCGTCGTTTGGCGGATCAGCTGAACCGCCCGCCCTTTGGCCTGCAGGTCCGTGACGCCATCGATCGATTGCGGCGGGGTGCGGTATCCGCTGATTCTCTTCCTGAGCGATTGCGTTTGTTTGGAATCAGTGCCCTAGCCCCCGTGCAAGTGGACCTGATTCAGGCCCTCTCGGGTGTTCTTGATGTGGAGGTGTATCTCCTGACGCCTTGCCCCGATCTATGGCAACGCTGTGGAAGCCGTCGAGAGCTGCTCCAGGAGGCTTGGTTGGAGCCCCCAGATGGACATTGGCTTGAGGCGGCACCGAGGCTGGAAGCCAGTTTTGGCCGTATGGGGGCTGAGTTCCAGCAATTGTTGGAGGGGTCGGGTGATGTTCAGTTGGGTGAGCGGCGCGAGGGAGATCTTTTTGCATCACCGGTGCAGATGGCTGCAGCATCCACGGGCTCTCCATCTCTCCTGGAACAGCTGCAAGAGCAGCTTGTTGATCCGGAGCAGTCGGGAGGACTGCTCCGGTTAGCCAATGATCAATCGCTCTTATTCCAAGCAGCCCCTGGACCTTGGCGAGAGGTGCAGCTGGTGCGGGATCGGATCCTCCAGTGGCTCGCTGCGGATCCAGACCTCGCTCCGCGTGATGTTCTGGTGATGACGCCGCAGGTGGATCGTTATGCCCCGTTGCTGAATTCAGTCTTTAACGATGCCGATGCCATTGGTGTTGATCTCCCCTGGCGTCTCACTGACCGCACTCAGCAAAGCAGTCCTGGACTGTCAATGGCCATGCTCAACCTGCTGGAGTTGGCGGCTGGTCGTTTAACGGCTACCGGCTTAGAGCAATGGTTGGCCAACCCTGCTCTTCAGGAATTACAGGGGTTGTCGTCCGAAGACTGCACCTTGATGACGCGGGTTTTGCAGCACACCGGTTTCCGTTGGGGGCTCGATGCAAAGGAACGGGGTGGAGACGAAACCCATGGGTTGCGCTGGTGTTTAGACCGCTGGCTTTTGGGCCTGGTGTTGCCTGTTCGTGATGGATTAGCCCCTGCGGGTGCGGCACCGTTCCAGTGGGAGTTGGATCCGGAGCGCTTGGTGCGGTGGTGGACCCTGCTGGATCGATTGGCTCGGATGCTCGAGCAGTTCAGGCGACCTCAGACCTGTGCTGCATGGGTGGCGTTGCTGCAGTCGGTGTTGCAGGAATTGTTTGGGGATGGCCGCGCTTGGAGTGGTGAATTACAAACCTGGACCGCAGCCCTAGAAGACTGGCGATTGCGGGCCACCGATTGCGCGCTGGAGCTTGATATCGCCGTTGTCTTGGAGGTGCTTAATGAAGCCCTGTCGGTGGATAGCGGTCGTTTCGGGCACCGCACTGGTTCGCTCACCATCAGCGCCTTGGAACCGATGCGGGCCATCCCCCACAAGGTGATTGTGTTGATGGGGCTCGATGGCGCCGTGTTCCCACGTCCCAATCAACGCCCAGGCTTCCATCTTCTTGAACAACACCGTCGGCTTGGTGATCCCCGCGGTAGTGATCAAGACCGGTACGTCTTATTAGAGGCGTTGATGTCAGCACGACGCCATCTATTGATCAGTTGGTGTGGTCGGAATGAACGCACCGGTGAGGCCCAACCCCCTGCGGCTCCTGTGGAGCAATGGTTGGCCCAACTCCAGCAGGAGTTGTCCACCAGCAGCACCGACGGTTTGGTGCTGACGCCAGCTGCCAACCCTTTGGCGCGTAGCAACTTTCAAATCGAGACCCCTTTGAGTTGCGATCGCCGTCAGTTGGAGGCCCGCCGCTGGTTGGATCGTTCTCGACCGGAACCAAAACAAGCCCTGGCGTGGCCCCTGGCCTGGACGTTCCCTCAGGCGGACCCAGGGACCAGTTCCAAGCCAGAGAAGCCGTTGGTGTTTGAAGAGCTCCTGCGCTGGATGCATCAACCCCAGGCGGCTTGGTTGCGTTCGAAGGGGCTGCGACCGGGTGAGGGGATTGATGCAGTGGAGGATCTCGACCCCCTCGAGCTCAATGCCCTCGAGCGTTATCAGCTGTTGGATCAAAACCTGGAACCGTTGCTTGCCGCCGGAGAGTTGCCGAATTGGCGGTCGCTGCTGGCCGGTCAGGGGGTGCTGCCGGCTGGAGCTGGCGCCGCCCTAGAGCAACAGGAGTTGGCAGACCGTTGGCAACGCCTCAGACGTCAGCTCGACAGCCTCGGCCCTTGCCGTCGCGAGGACATCGTGATTGAAGGTGTTCTCCGACCGCTTGTATTCGCTGGGGAAACCCAAGTCGTGGTTCAGGCGGGAATGCTCAGTGCGAGGGGTGTGATGCGTGGTTGGCTTCAACATCTCCACCTTTGCCGGTTGATGCCAACCCCCACGGCGGTAATTGCCCGCAGTACCCGTGCCATCGGTGCGGAAATTCACCTGCACTGGATGGCGTTGCCAGCGGACCAGGCGGAGCAGCAGCTGGTCACGCTGCAAGGACTAGCTCATCAGGGGATGCATCAGTGCTGGCCCATTCCCCCTAAAAGTGGTTGGCAGATGGTTTGGCATGAGCAGCGCAAACCAGGGACAGGCATGGATCGTTTTCGAACGTGTTGGCAAGAGGAGCGCCTTTCGCCTGCGCTTCAGCTTTGTTTCGGAGCGGAGCTGGAGGCGGATGCGCTGTTGCAGACACCGGGCTTCGATGAAGCCTGTTCGGCGCTGTATCAACCCCTGTTTCAAGCGCGGCGGAGTTGA
- the grxD gene encoding Grx4 family monothiol glutaredoxin codes for MDASTKSRIEGLIATSPIFVFMKGSKLMPQCGFSNNVVQILHSLGVTFETFDVLSDMEIRQGIKEFSSWPTIPQIYVKGEFMGGSDILIEMYNSGELKEKLEIALAS; via the coding sequence ATGGACGCTTCCACCAAATCACGTATCGAAGGCTTGATCGCGACGAGCCCAATCTTTGTTTTCATGAAGGGCTCCAAATTGATGCCCCAATGCGGCTTCTCCAACAACGTTGTGCAGATTCTTCACTCCCTCGGGGTGACTTTTGAAACTTTCGATGTGCTCTCCGACATGGAGATTCGTCAGGGAATCAAAGAATTCTCGAGTTGGCCAACCATTCCTCAGATCTACGTCAAAGGGGAATTTATGGGTGGATCCGACATCCTGATCGAGATGTACAACTCTGGCGAACTCAAAGAAAAACTTGAAATTGCCCTCGCGAGTTAA
- a CDS encoding UvrD-helicase domain-containing protein yields MAERFDANTYPLKPGIRLLEASAGTGKTFALAHLTLRLITEAAYPLEALLVVTYTEAAAEELRSRIGQRLQQALVGLEQLENEMFPSAPDPVMAAWWEQCTASADRRIRIRRLLVALEQLDRADIATIHGFCRRSLRRLALDNGAAIEPQLESDAAALQAEVVQYLWQQELLTLPDEQLQGLRQRGLSPQTFGAALARLDGDPNPRLAGDSTSVDRQSPLRDQLPCWIESLWHAFQSHWESDHAALESGFRAAAAQWKSQGCGSTSPYSAKPRTDRCAVINQWIAIQNGVPSLAAIASVEKPLKEYFHPGSWCRMARKCGEDEPSLVASALQSAIGALWDEPLERVWRYLLERGLEELRERRGRRGAITFAGLLAAMDPGDGQVDWLAPLQERYRAVMVDEFQDTDPVQWRLLRRAFGDRIHHLLLLVGDPKQAIYRFRGGDLGTYLEARQQVDRIDHLLDNFRATASLMDGLNTLMAPGMPRSHLEIPAVRAQAVDQVSPTTAALQLLELELDTPASRTALEQQLPQHLAAVVFEILEGPDQPDPSDLCVLVSRHQQATDLRRALGAAGIPSRLVTQGDVLESEAALVVQRLLDALADPGDDRCLRLLVSSPLMNWSLEAMENEGGLDQLAEQLRLWERALPKLGLMGCLAQLLEGQRTADLSERGRMLGDLQQVGRLVQEAMHRQGLDSATAANWLRRERLHPTTPVPEARQPHSDQADQAVAVVTVHRSKGLEYPVVICPYLWQAPRQESGPLWRETGDGRWFIAIDSHWGKGHRAAQQATDDAMAEAERLAYVAMTRARSQLMVVWVRSTGQEGAPLPCWLFGADAIHDSVDQFNDDRLDLALSERGVSLLRRVLPDPLLPSQRWRSLPSEQPLGLGETPGRIDRSWGRASYSAWISAPVDPVVHEQGRDPDPGAEECSLTGPELWPEQGPLADFPRGAVAGDCLHRILEQIPYQAADADDPSLLDSLRAAVIDSELRRAGLDCNLQSMVMEGLGYVLKTPLGGPLEQLQLSQLGLKQRIHELSFDLPVGHVRTKDLVQAFHCSPNARFGGRYIDHLATLGVNSRGFLTGSIDLVFCDPHQSRWWVLDWKSNWIGERRSEGSPGRCGPRHYHQDAMQEQMIHHHYPLQAHLYLVALHRHLSWRLPDYNPEQHLGGYVYVFLRGMPGDQLVSLEDSASVGPGRLVEPAPLERVLALDRALSEVDR; encoded by the coding sequence ATGGCAGAACGCTTTGACGCCAACACTTATCCCCTTAAGCCTGGAATCCGTCTGTTGGAAGCCAGTGCAGGGACGGGCAAAACCTTCGCGCTTGCCCATCTCACCCTTCGATTGATCACCGAGGCGGCTTACCCGCTGGAAGCACTGCTCGTTGTGACTTACACCGAAGCCGCCGCTGAGGAATTGCGATCTCGGATTGGTCAGCGTTTGCAGCAGGCGCTAGTTGGGTTGGAGCAACTGGAGAACGAAATGTTTCCGTCGGCTCCCGACCCGGTCATGGCCGCATGGTGGGAGCAATGCACGGCGTCTGCGGATCGACGCATCAGAATTCGACGGCTGTTGGTGGCACTCGAGCAACTCGACCGGGCTGACATCGCCACGATCCATGGGTTTTGCCGCCGCAGCCTGCGCCGTTTAGCCCTCGATAACGGGGCTGCGATCGAACCTCAACTCGAGAGTGACGCGGCCGCACTTCAGGCCGAGGTGGTGCAATACCTCTGGCAGCAGGAGCTGTTGACCCTTCCCGATGAGCAGTTGCAAGGGCTACGGCAACGGGGGTTGTCGCCGCAAACGTTCGGTGCGGCTTTGGCCCGACTGGATGGAGATCCCAACCCCCGGCTGGCCGGCGATTCGACAAGTGTTGATCGACAATCGCCGCTGCGTGATCAGCTCCCGTGCTGGATCGAAAGCCTTTGGCATGCGTTTCAATCCCACTGGGAGAGTGATCATGCCGCCCTGGAGTCGGGTTTTCGAGCGGCAGCTGCGCAGTGGAAATCCCAGGGTTGTGGCTCAACATCGCCCTACAGCGCGAAGCCACGCACGGATCGCTGCGCTGTGATCAACCAATGGATCGCGATCCAAAACGGTGTGCCGTCCCTGGCCGCGATTGCCTCGGTTGAGAAACCCTTGAAGGAGTATTTCCATCCCGGCAGTTGGTGCCGGATGGCCCGGAAGTGCGGAGAGGACGAGCCCAGTTTGGTGGCGTCGGCACTGCAGTCCGCAATTGGTGCCCTTTGGGATGAGCCATTGGAACGGGTATGGCGATATTTGCTGGAGCGTGGTCTTGAGGAATTACGGGAGCGTCGTGGTCGTCGTGGAGCGATCACTTTCGCTGGATTACTCGCGGCGATGGATCCGGGTGATGGACAGGTGGATTGGCTGGCACCGCTTCAGGAGCGCTATCGCGCGGTGATGGTGGATGAGTTCCAAGACACCGATCCGGTGCAGTGGCGTTTGCTGCGACGGGCCTTTGGTGATCGCATTCACCATCTTCTGCTGTTGGTGGGCGATCCAAAGCAAGCGATTTATCGCTTTCGTGGTGGCGATCTCGGAACCTATCTAGAGGCTCGCCAACAGGTTGATCGCATTGATCACTTGCTCGATAACTTCCGCGCCACCGCATCGCTGATGGACGGGTTGAACACGTTGATGGCGCCAGGCATGCCTCGCTCTCACTTGGAAATTCCTGCGGTGCGAGCTCAAGCCGTTGATCAGGTGTCTCCGACGACGGCCGCGCTACAGCTGCTTGAGCTGGAGCTGGATACGCCTGCATCACGAACGGCATTGGAGCAGCAGTTGCCGCAACACCTCGCTGCGGTGGTGTTTGAAATTTTGGAAGGCCCCGATCAACCCGACCCTTCTGATCTGTGTGTGCTGGTCAGTCGTCATCAACAGGCGACGGACCTACGTCGGGCCCTTGGCGCCGCTGGCATTCCCAGTCGGTTGGTCACCCAGGGCGATGTGTTGGAAAGCGAAGCCGCTCTAGTGGTGCAGCGCCTGTTGGATGCCCTGGCAGATCCCGGTGATGATCGTTGTTTGCGGCTGTTGGTGAGCTCCCCGCTCATGAATTGGTCCTTAGAGGCGATGGAGAATGAGGGGGGGCTCGATCAGCTTGCTGAGCAGCTGCGGCTTTGGGAACGCGCCTTGCCCAAGCTCGGTTTAATGGGATGTTTGGCCCAACTCCTGGAGGGTCAGCGGACTGCGGATTTGTCCGAACGGGGCCGAATGTTGGGGGACCTGCAGCAGGTGGGTCGATTGGTGCAGGAGGCAATGCATCGGCAGGGATTGGACAGTGCAACGGCAGCAAATTGGCTGCGTCGCGAGCGCTTGCATCCCACAACTCCGGTGCCAGAAGCCCGTCAGCCCCACAGCGACCAAGCCGATCAAGCCGTGGCTGTGGTGACTGTCCATCGCAGCAAAGGGCTGGAGTATCCAGTGGTGATCTGTCCCTATCTCTGGCAAGCCCCGCGCCAAGAAAGTGGACCGCTCTGGCGGGAAACGGGTGATGGTCGCTGGTTCATTGCGATCGATTCCCATTGGGGAAAGGGACACCGTGCTGCGCAACAAGCGACTGACGACGCCATGGCGGAAGCGGAACGGTTGGCCTACGTCGCGATGACCCGTGCCCGCTCCCAGTTGATGGTGGTTTGGGTGCGTTCAACGGGACAAGAGGGCGCTCCACTGCCGTGTTGGCTGTTTGGCGCGGACGCCATCCATGATTCGGTGGATCAGTTCAACGATGACCGCCTCGACTTGGCCCTGAGCGAGCGGGGTGTGTCGCTGTTGCGCCGTGTTTTGCCCGATCCCCTGCTCCCATCTCAGCGTTGGCGATCACTGCCGAGCGAGCAGCCGCTCGGCCTTGGAGAAACGCCTGGACGAATCGATCGCAGCTGGGGACGGGCGAGTTACTCCGCCTGGATCTCAGCGCCTGTGGATCCTGTCGTGCATGAACAAGGTCGAGACCCTGACCCCGGAGCTGAGGAGTGCAGTCTCACTGGACCGGAGCTTTGGCCAGAGCAAGGGCCCCTTGCCGATTTCCCGAGGGGTGCCGTGGCTGGGGATTGCCTGCATCGGATTCTTGAGCAGATCCCATATCAGGCCGCGGATGCCGACGACCCTTCCCTCTTGGACAGTCTTCGGGCAGCTGTGATCGACTCGGAACTCAGGCGGGCTGGGTTGGATTGCAACCTGCAATCGATGGTGATGGAGGGGCTGGGTTATGTACTCAAAACTCCCCTTGGTGGCCCCTTAGAGCAGTTGCAACTCAGCCAGTTGGGGCTGAAGCAACGCATCCATGAATTGAGCTTTGATCTGCCGGTAGGCCATGTACGCACCAAGGATCTCGTTCAAGCCTTTCATTGTTCTCCCAACGCACGGTTTGGAGGGCGATATATCGATCACCTCGCCACGTTGGGGGTGAATAGCCGTGGCTTCCTCACCGGCTCGATCGACCTGGTGTTTTGCGACCCCCATCAGTCGCGCTGGTGGGTTTTGGATTGGAAGAGCAATTGGATCGGGGAACGTCGATCGGAGGGCAGCCCTGGCCGTTGCGGACCGCGTCACTATCACCAGGACGCCATGCAAGAGCAGATGATTCACCATCACTACCCCTTGCAAGCCCATCTCTACTTAGTTGCCTTACACCGACACCTGAGTTGGCGTCTGCCGGATTACAACCCCGAACAGCACCTGGGTGGATATGTCTATGTCTTCTTAAGAGGGATGCCTGGAGATCAGCTTGTTTCGCTTGAGGACAGCGCAAGTGTGGGACCAGGACGTCTGGTGGAACCTGCACCGTTGGAGCGGGTGTTGGCCCTGGATCGTGCCTTGTCTGAGGTTGATCGATGA
- a CDS encoding pyridoxine 5'-phosphate synthase, which translates to MASLGVNIDHIANIREARRTVEPDPVPMAMLAELGGADGITVHLREDRRHIQDRDVELLRQTVRSRLNLEMAATAEMVAIALRVKPDMVTLVPEHRQEVTTEGGLDVVAQLSELTGMVSQLQTSGIPVSLFVDPVASQLRGCTDSGARWVELHTGRYAEGSWNDQPHELARLTEGTATARAMGLRVNAGHGLTYQNVEPVAAIPGMEELNIGHTIVARAVVVGLQQAVREMKALIQNPRRDPLFGQALG; encoded by the coding sequence ATGGCCAGCTTGGGCGTCAATATCGATCACATTGCCAACATTCGCGAAGCGCGACGCACGGTCGAACCTGATCCCGTGCCGATGGCGATGCTCGCTGAATTGGGGGGTGCTGATGGGATCACAGTCCATCTCAGAGAAGATCGTCGTCACATCCAAGATCGCGATGTTGAACTGTTGCGGCAGACCGTTCGGTCTCGACTGAATTTGGAGATGGCTGCAACGGCCGAGATGGTGGCCATTGCTTTGAGGGTGAAGCCCGACATGGTGACGCTGGTGCCAGAACATCGCCAAGAGGTAACCACGGAGGGTGGCCTGGATGTGGTGGCGCAGTTGTCGGAACTCACTGGAATGGTGAGCCAGCTTCAGACCAGCGGAATTCCGGTGAGCTTGTTTGTGGATCCCGTGGCTTCTCAGCTACGAGGCTGCACTGATTCCGGGGCGCGTTGGGTGGAACTCCACACCGGGCGTTATGCGGAGGGCAGTTGGAATGATCAACCCCACGAATTAGCTCGACTCACCGAGGGCACCGCTACGGCTCGGGCCATGGGCCTGCGTGTCAATGCAGGTCATGGGCTCACGTATCAGAACGTGGAGCCTGTGGCCGCGATCCCCGGAATGGAAGAACTGAACATTGGCCATACGATCGTCGCTCGTGCAGTTGTCGTTGGACTGCAACAGGCGGTGCGAGAAATGAAGGCGTTGATTCAGAATCCTCGGCGTGACCCCTTGTTTGGACAGGCACTCGGATGA